Proteins encoded by one window of Homoserinimonas aerilata:
- a CDS encoding carboxyl transferase domain-containing protein, which yields MKTLQSRIDTSGEAFAANAVAQAALVDELRERLAAAALGGPESSRQRHVARGKLLPRERIDRLLDTGSPFLEIAPLAANGLYGDEVPGAGVVAGVGLVHGRPVLVIANDATVKGGSYHPLTVKKHLRAQEIALENRLPCICLVDSGGAFLPLQDEVFPDRDHFGRIFYNQARMSAAGIPQLAAVLGSCTAGGAYVPAMSDETVIVRGQGTIFLGGPPLVKAAIGEIVTAEELGGGEVHASVSGVVDHLAENDDHALQIMRDIVETLPAPLPDAWQRLESRPPLVDESQLYGAVPVDVQGQYDVREVIARLVDASEFHEFKAGYGETLVTGFARIDGHPVGIVANNGILFSESAQKGAHFIELCDQRGTPLVFLQNISGFMVGRDAEAGGIAKHGAKMVTAVATTRVPKLTVVIGGSFGAGNYSMCGRAYSPRFLWMWPAARVSVMGGPQAAAVLSTIRREQLEARGEEWSAEDEAAFRQPIAEQYERQGSPYYSTARLWDDGIIDPADTRRVLGLALGVCAGAPLPDPAFGLFRM from the coding sequence ATGAAGACGCTTCAGAGCCGAATCGACACCAGCGGCGAGGCATTCGCCGCCAATGCCGTTGCCCAGGCGGCCCTCGTCGATGAGCTCCGAGAGCGGCTCGCGGCTGCCGCACTGGGTGGCCCTGAAAGCTCCCGGCAGCGCCATGTCGCCCGGGGCAAGCTGCTGCCGCGCGAGCGCATCGACCGGCTGCTCGACACGGGCAGCCCCTTCCTCGAGATCGCCCCGCTCGCCGCGAACGGCCTCTACGGCGACGAGGTCCCCGGCGCGGGGGTGGTCGCCGGCGTCGGGCTCGTTCACGGCAGGCCCGTGCTCGTCATCGCGAACGATGCGACGGTCAAGGGCGGCAGCTATCATCCGCTCACCGTCAAGAAGCATCTGCGGGCGCAGGAGATCGCGCTCGAGAACAGGCTGCCCTGCATCTGTCTGGTCGACTCGGGCGGGGCGTTCCTGCCGCTGCAGGATGAGGTGTTCCCCGACCGCGACCACTTCGGCCGCATCTTCTACAACCAGGCCCGGATGTCGGCGGCTGGCATCCCGCAGCTGGCCGCGGTGCTGGGCTCCTGCACGGCAGGCGGCGCGTATGTTCCGGCGATGAGCGACGAGACGGTCATCGTGCGGGGTCAGGGCACGATCTTCCTCGGCGGGCCGCCGCTCGTGAAGGCCGCGATCGGCGAGATCGTCACCGCGGAGGAGCTTGGCGGTGGCGAGGTGCACGCGAGCGTCTCCGGCGTTGTCGATCATCTGGCGGAAAACGACGACCACGCGCTGCAGATCATGCGCGACATCGTCGAGACGCTGCCCGCGCCGCTTCCGGATGCCTGGCAGCGGCTCGAATCGCGGCCGCCGCTGGTCGACGAGTCGCAGCTGTACGGGGCTGTTCCCGTCGATGTGCAGGGGCAGTACGACGTGCGCGAGGTCATTGCTCGGCTGGTCGACGCATCCGAGTTCCATGAGTTCAAGGCCGGCTACGGGGAGACGCTCGTGACGGGTTTCGCTCGCATCGATGGGCATCCTGTCGGCATCGTTGCGAACAACGGCATTCTGTTCAGCGAGTCCGCTCAGAAGGGCGCCCATTTCATCGAGCTGTGCGACCAGCGAGGTACCCCGCTCGTGTTCCTGCAGAACATCTCGGGCTTCATGGTGGGTCGGGATGCGGAGGCGGGCGGTATCGCCAAGCACGGCGCGAAGATGGTGACGGCGGTGGCGACGACGCGGGTGCCGAAGCTGACGGTCGTCATCGGCGGCTCCTTCGGCGCGGGCAACTATTCGATGTGCGGGCGCGCCTACAGCCCCCGCTTTCTGTGGATGTGGCCCGCGGCACGCGTGAGCGTGATGGGTGGCCCGCAGGCGGCGGCCGTGCTGTCGACGATCCGGCGCGAGCAGTTGGAGGCGCGCGGCGAGGAGTGGTCTGCCGAGGATGAGGCGGCGTTCCGGCAGCCGATCGCCGAGCAGTACGAGCGGCAGGGCAGCCCCTACTATTCGACGGCCCGGCTGTGGGATGACGGCATCATCGACCCGGCAGACACCCGCCGGGTGCTCGGCCTCGCGCTCGGCGTGTGCGCGGGAGCACCGCTGCCCGATCCGGCTTTCGGCCTGTTCAGGATGTGA
- a CDS encoding dihydrolipoamide acetyltransferase family protein, translating into MSTREFTLPDLGEGLTESELVTWQVSVGDSVELNQVIAEVETAKALVELPSPFAGTISRLFVEEGTTVKVGQPIVSFELEDGEASTPDAPVPDATAREATQEVPQEATPPAGDRQASEARTSVLVGYGPRVESGDRPRRRHRRAEWLAAHPQPAAAEQAVPGTGEQRTPISGVRRRTAEAMVASAFTAPHASVSLTVDVTPSLELLERLRLRPEFRGRRVNILTIVAKAVLIAIGRTPQVNAHWDGDAGEIVEFERVNLGIAAATPRGLLVPNIRDAGGLSLPELADALGELSSTAKEGFATLSQLSGGTFTITNIGVFGVDTGTPILTPGEAAILALGAVRRQPWEHRGEIALRDVVSLCVSFDHRVVDGEQAARFLTDVGGVLSDPGSVLALI; encoded by the coding sequence ATGAGCACACGCGAATTCACCCTGCCCGATCTGGGCGAGGGTCTGACCGAGTCGGAGCTCGTGACGTGGCAGGTGAGCGTCGGCGACTCCGTCGAGCTCAACCAGGTCATCGCCGAGGTGGAGACGGCGAAGGCTCTCGTCGAGCTTCCGTCGCCGTTCGCAGGCACGATCTCCCGGCTCTTCGTCGAGGAGGGCACGACGGTGAAGGTTGGCCAGCCGATCGTCTCGTTCGAGCTGGAGGACGGCGAAGCATCGACACCGGATGCCCCGGTTCCGGATGCGACGGCGCGGGAGGCGACGCAGGAGGTGCCGCAGGAAGCAACGCCGCCTGCGGGCGACCGGCAGGCATCCGAAGCCCGCACCTCGGTTCTCGTCGGCTACGGTCCGCGCGTGGAGAGCGGCGACCGCCCCAGGCGACGCCACCGCCGCGCGGAATGGCTTGCGGCGCACCCGCAGCCCGCCGCAGCGGAGCAGGCGGTTCCCGGCACGGGAGAGCAGCGCACGCCGATCTCGGGCGTGCGCAGACGCACGGCGGAGGCGATGGTGGCGAGCGCGTTCACGGCGCCGCATGCGAGCGTCTCGCTCACGGTGGATGTGACCCCGTCGCTCGAACTGTTGGAGCGTCTGCGGCTGCGGCCCGAGTTCCGGGGGCGCCGCGTGAACATCCTCACCATCGTCGCGAAGGCCGTTCTGATCGCGATCGGCCGCACGCCTCAGGTGAATGCGCACTGGGACGGCGACGCCGGCGAGATCGTCGAGTTCGAGCGGGTGAACCTGGGCATCGCCGCGGCGACCCCTCGCGGCCTGCTGGTTCCGAACATCCGCGATGCCGGAGGCCTGTCGCTGCCGGAGCTCGCCGACGCCCTCGGAGAGTTGAGCTCGACCGCGAAGGAGGGCTTCGCAACCCTGTCGCAGCTGAGCGGCGGCACCTTCACGATCACGAACATCGGCGTGTTCGGGGTCGACACGGGCACGCCAATCCTCACCCCCGGTGAGGCCGCGATCCTCGCGCTCGGCGCCGTGAGGAGGCAGCCGTGGGAGCACCGTGGCGAGATCGCACTGCGCGACGTGGTGTCGCTGTGCGTGTCGTTCGACCACAGGGTCGTCGACGGTGAGCAGGCGGCGAGATTCCTGACCGATGTGGGAGGGGTGCTCTCCGATCCGGGCAGCGTGCTCGCCCTGATCTGA
- a CDS encoding TetR/AcrR family transcriptional regulator produces the protein MTAIPQGEAGTPRSQAKAERRTALLTAAAAQFAERGYSRVSLEELGAAVGVSGPAVYRHFSGKQAVLTELLVGVSASLRAGGQAVVDEHPDAAGTLAALVAFHVDFALGDADVIRVQDRDLDSLAEDARHDVRRLQRSYSELWVDALALTLPEAPRSELRVRVQAVFGLINSTPHSVRAASAPPTRGVLEAMALAALTA, from the coding sequence ATGACGGCGATCCCCCAGGGCGAGGCCGGCACCCCCCGCAGCCAGGCCAAGGCCGAGCGCCGCACCGCCCTGCTCACGGCGGCGGCAGCCCAGTTCGCCGAGCGCGGCTACTCCCGCGTCTCCCTCGAAGAGCTCGGCGCGGCCGTCGGCGTCAGCGGGCCCGCCGTCTACCGTCACTTCAGTGGCAAGCAGGCCGTGCTCACGGAGCTTCTCGTCGGTGTCAGCGCCTCACTGCGTGCGGGCGGACAGGCGGTCGTCGACGAGCATCCGGATGCCGCGGGCACGCTGGCAGCGCTCGTCGCCTTCCACGTCGACTTCGCGCTCGGCGACGCCGACGTCATCCGCGTGCAGGACCGCGACCTCGACAGCCTCGCAGAGGACGCCCGACACGATGTGCGCCGGCTGCAGCGCAGCTACAGCGAGCTCTGGGTCGACGCGCTCGCCCTGACGCTCCCGGAGGCACCGCGTTCGGAGCTGAGAGTGCGAGTGCAGGCCGTCTTCGGGCTCATCAACTCGACGCCGCACAGCGTGCGTGCAGCATCTGCACCGCCCACCCGCGGCGTGCTCGAGGCGATGGCGCTGGCGGCGCTCACCGCGTGA
- a CDS encoding LysE family translocator, protein MTAAALLAFTGLAIVLALTPGPDTVLTLRFALRDRLSGLLAACGSAVATIVWAVLVAVGLAALIAQSAELYRGLKIVGGLYLVYLGVQAIRHARSAVEAVTETAPIGRRRRPTAAFAGFMSTMTNPKVGLFYIAVLPQFVPHGDDALAHTMLLGAIMAAIGLAYLCLVTFIADRANRLLRRPRVTLWLERASGGILVTLGVGTAASTVLDA, encoded by the coding sequence ATGACCGCAGCCGCTCTGCTCGCCTTCACGGGCCTCGCCATCGTGCTCGCCCTCACCCCGGGCCCCGACACGGTTCTGACGCTCCGCTTCGCCCTGCGCGACCGCCTGTCGGGGCTGCTCGCCGCGTGCGGCTCGGCGGTGGCCACCATCGTGTGGGCGGTCCTCGTCGCGGTCGGGCTGGCGGCGCTCATCGCGCAGTCGGCCGAGCTGTATCGGGGCCTCAAGATCGTCGGCGGCCTGTATCTCGTGTATCTCGGCGTGCAGGCCATCCGTCACGCCAGGAGCGCCGTCGAGGCCGTCACCGAGACCGCACCGATCGGGCGACGCCGCCGCCCGACCGCAGCCTTCGCCGGCTTCATGTCGACCATGACGAACCCGAAGGTCGGGCTCTTCTACATTGCGGTGCTCCCCCAGTTCGTGCCGCACGGCGACGACGCGCTCGCCCACACGATGCTGCTCGGAGCGATCATGGCGGCGATCGGCCTCGCCTATCTGTGCCTGGTGACGTTCATCGCGGACCGCGCCAACCGTCTGCTCCGGCGACCGCGCGTGACCCTGTGGCTGGAGCGCGCATCCGGCGGCATCCTCGTGACGCTCGGCGTCGGCACGGCGGCATCCACCGTGCTCGACGCCTGA
- a CDS encoding biotin carboxylase N-terminal domain-containing protein, translated as MSRFGSVLVANRGEIACRVIRTLQALGIRSVAVFSDADRDALHVRMADAAVRLGAAPARESYLNVAAVMAAARAERVDAVHPGYGFLSESPELARACAEAGIVFVGPPVAAIELMGDKMRAKAHVAGHGVAVIPGAGEPGMSDAELAVAADAVGYPLIVKPSAGGGGKGMQLVDDAAGLPDALATARRIARAAFGDDALLVERFLSRPRHIEVQVLADAHGGVVHLGERECSLQRRHQKVVEESPSPLVGADEGLRQRMGLAACDVARSAGYTGVGTVEFLVSADRPEEFFFMEMNTRLQVEHPVTELVCTIAGRPLDLVEQQLRVAAGEPLGFAQSDVALSGHAIEARVYAEDPDTGFLPSTGTALSLREPSGDGIRVDSALYAGMPVTADYDPMLSKISAWGADRAQALGRLDRALADTLLLGLHSNIAFLRALLADPAVGAGELDTGLIGRMLDDAHETGHEFSALGEEALPAAAALLWHGSPWNSAQAGPRPGPHPDLWHRRDGWRLGRHRPPEIMLETSGMRQLVPVPEEAPHGFDAARDGDAVWLGRGGASARFRRVHRHELLAETLAQLDRPKGAAAPEVRSPMPGTIVTVTVASGDSVTAGQVVATVEAMKMEHRLLATVDGVVTIGAAEGDPVRQGQVIATIAPHEGEGN; from the coding sequence ATGAGCCGCTTCGGCTCGGTGCTGGTCGCCAACCGCGGGGAGATCGCGTGCCGTGTCATCCGCACGCTGCAGGCCCTGGGCATCCGTTCGGTCGCCGTCTTCAGTGATGCGGATCGCGACGCCCTGCACGTGAGGATGGCGGATGCCGCTGTGCGACTCGGCGCGGCCCCCGCCCGCGAGAGTTATCTCAACGTCGCTGCGGTCATGGCGGCCGCGCGGGCAGAGCGGGTCGATGCGGTGCATCCGGGGTACGGGTTCCTCTCGGAGAGTCCTGAGCTGGCGCGCGCCTGCGCCGAGGCCGGCATCGTGTTCGTGGGGCCGCCCGTTGCCGCGATCGAGCTGATGGGCGACAAGATGCGCGCGAAGGCCCATGTCGCAGGCCACGGCGTGGCCGTGATCCCGGGCGCGGGGGAGCCGGGTATGTCCGATGCCGAGCTCGCGGTGGCCGCGGATGCTGTGGGCTATCCGCTCATCGTGAAGCCGTCTGCCGGTGGCGGGGGCAAGGGTATGCAGCTCGTCGACGACGCTGCCGGGCTGCCGGATGCGCTCGCGACGGCACGCCGAATCGCCCGCGCGGCCTTCGGTGACGATGCGCTGCTCGTCGAGAGGTTCCTGTCGCGGCCGCGCCACATCGAGGTGCAGGTGCTTGCGGATGCGCACGGCGGCGTCGTGCATCTGGGCGAGCGCGAATGCTCTCTGCAGCGCCGGCACCAGAAGGTCGTGGAGGAGTCGCCCTCGCCGCTCGTTGGTGCGGACGAGGGGCTGCGGCAGCGGATGGGGCTGGCAGCCTGCGACGTCGCACGCAGCGCAGGCTACACGGGCGTCGGCACGGTCGAGTTCCTCGTCTCGGCGGATCGGCCCGAGGAGTTCTTCTTCATGGAGATGAACACCCGGCTGCAGGTGGAGCATCCCGTGACCGAGCTCGTCTGCACGATCGCCGGGCGTCCGCTCGACCTCGTCGAGCAGCAACTGCGGGTCGCGGCAGGGGAGCCGCTCGGCTTCGCCCAGTCGGATGTCGCGCTCAGCGGTCACGCGATCGAGGCCCGCGTGTACGCCGAAGACCCCGACACCGGATTCCTGCCGTCGACGGGCACCGCGCTCTCCCTCCGCGAGCCGAGCGGTGACGGCATCCGTGTCGACAGCGCGCTCTACGCGGGCATGCCCGTCACCGCCGACTACGACCCGATGCTCTCCAAGATCAGCGCGTGGGGTGCCGATCGCGCGCAGGCTCTCGGCCGCCTCGACCGTGCCCTCGCCGACACGCTGCTGCTCGGCCTGCACAGCAACATTGCGTTCCTGCGCGCGCTGCTCGCCGACCCCGCAGTGGGGGCGGGCGAACTCGACACGGGGCTCATCGGCCGGATGCTCGACGACGCCCACGAGACGGGTCACGAATTCAGCGCACTGGGCGAGGAGGCGCTGCCCGCAGCCGCGGCGCTCCTGTGGCACGGCTCGCCTTGGAATAGCGCACAAGCAGGCCCGCGCCCCGGCCCGCACCCCGACCTGTGGCACCGCCGCGACGGCTGGCGCCTCGGCCGGCACCGCCCGCCGGAGATCATGCTGGAGACCAGCGGTATGCGGCAGCTGGTGCCCGTCCCCGAGGAGGCCCCGCACGGCTTCGATGCCGCCCGCGACGGCGACGCGGTCTGGCTGGGCCGCGGAGGAGCATCCGCCCGATTCCGGCGCGTGCACCGCCACGAGCTGCTCGCGGAGACGCTCGCGCAGCTCGACCGCCCGAAGGGAGCAGCGGCCCCAGAAGTGCGCTCGCCCATGCCGGGCACCATCGTGACCGTCACCGTCGCATCCGGCGACAGCGTCACGGCAGGGCAGGTGGTCGCCACGGTCGAGGCGATGAAGATGGAGCACCGCCTGCTCGCAACAGTCGACGGCGTCGTGACAATCGGCGCCGCAGAAGGCGACCCGGTCAGACAAGGCCAGGTGATCGCCACGATCGCTCCTCACGAAGGAGAAGGGAACTGA
- a CDS encoding alpha-ketoacid dehydrogenase subunit beta — MTVRDGVTLAGAITSGLRHALEDDPKVVLMGEDIGKLGGVFRVTDGLQRDFGTDRVMDMPLAEAGIMGTAVGLAYRGYRPVVEIQFDGFIYPAFDQIVAQVAKLHYRSRGTVRMPITIRVPFGGGIGSVEHHSESPEAYFAHTSGLRVVSCANPQDAHWMIRQAVACDDPVVFFEPKRRYWMKGDVDDDMGMAPSLDRARIVTAGTDVTLVAYGPLVATALDAALAAQDDGLSVEVVDLRSLSPLDFETVEASVRKTGRLVVAHEAQQYGGLGAEIAASVTERCFAELLAPPARVTGFDTPYPAARLEDHFLPGLDRMLDAVDRVMGRQNSLTGWTA; from the coding sequence ATGACCGTCAGGGATGGCGTGACACTCGCCGGGGCCATCACGAGCGGGCTGCGACATGCGCTCGAGGACGACCCGAAGGTCGTGCTGATGGGCGAGGACATCGGCAAGCTCGGTGGCGTGTTCCGCGTGACGGACGGGCTGCAGCGCGACTTCGGCACCGACCGCGTCATGGACATGCCGCTCGCGGAGGCCGGAATCATGGGCACGGCGGTGGGCCTCGCCTACCGCGGCTACCGGCCCGTCGTGGAGATCCAGTTCGACGGCTTCATCTATCCGGCCTTCGACCAGATCGTGGCGCAGGTGGCGAAGCTGCACTATCGCAGCAGGGGAACGGTGCGGATGCCGATCACGATTCGCGTGCCGTTCGGCGGCGGCATCGGCTCGGTCGAGCACCACTCCGAGTCACCCGAGGCGTATTTCGCGCACACCTCGGGGCTGAGGGTTGTGAGCTGTGCCAACCCGCAGGATGCGCACTGGATGATCCGGCAGGCGGTGGCCTGTGATGACCCGGTCGTGTTCTTCGAGCCGAAGCGGCGCTACTGGATGAAGGGCGACGTCGACGACGACATGGGCATGGCTCCGTCACTCGATCGGGCGCGTATCGTCACCGCGGGCACGGATGTGACGCTGGTCGCGTACGGGCCGCTGGTGGCGACTGCGCTGGATGCGGCCCTCGCCGCCCAGGACGACGGGCTGTCGGTCGAGGTGGTCGACCTGCGCTCGCTCTCGCCGCTCGACTTCGAGACGGTCGAGGCGTCGGTGCGCAAGACGGGCCGCCTGGTCGTCGCCCATGAGGCGCAGCAGTACGGCGGGCTCGGCGCGGAGATCGCGGCGAGCGTGACCGAGCGCTGCTTCGCCGAGCTGTTGGCACCGCCCGCCCGGGTGACCGGCTTCGACACCCCGTACCCTGCGGCGCGCCTGGAGGATCACTTCCTCCCGGGCCTTGACCGGATGCTCGATGCCGTGGATCGTGTGATGGGGCGGCAGAACTCGCTCACGGGATGGACGGCATGA
- a CDS encoding HpcH/HpaI aldolase/citrate lyase family protein, translating to MTFAMGPAILFCPADRPERYEKAAERADAVILDLEDAVAPAAKAAARESLFKVKLDPARTIVRVNRADGEHFAADLAALAQTGYRTVMLAKAESERELLPLADYAVIALIETAIGVQEAPRIAAASNAVGLMWGAEDLIVSLGGTGSRHPDGSYRDVARHARASVLLAAGAQGKAAIDAVHVDISDTDGLSAEATDAAASGFTATACIHPSQVPVIREAYRPNPDEVAWARHVVEAAAQHGGAFKLDGRMVDEPVIRHAERMLRRAQA from the coding sequence ATGACATTTGCGATGGGTCCTGCCATCCTCTTCTGCCCCGCCGACCGCCCCGAACGCTACGAGAAGGCCGCAGAGCGCGCGGATGCCGTCATCCTCGATCTTGAGGACGCCGTCGCGCCCGCAGCGAAGGCCGCCGCCCGCGAGAGCCTTTTCAAAGTCAAGCTCGACCCGGCCCGCACCATCGTGCGCGTCAACCGGGCCGACGGCGAGCACTTCGCCGCCGATCTGGCCGCGCTCGCCCAGACCGGTTACCGCACGGTGATGCTGGCCAAGGCCGAATCGGAGAGGGAGCTGCTGCCGCTCGCCGACTATGCGGTCATCGCGCTCATCGAGACCGCCATCGGCGTGCAGGAGGCGCCGCGCATCGCGGCCGCCTCGAACGCCGTCGGCCTCATGTGGGGAGCGGAGGACCTCATCGTCTCGCTCGGCGGAACCGGCAGCAGGCACCCGGACGGCTCCTATCGGGATGTCGCCCGCCACGCGCGGGCGAGCGTTCTGCTGGCCGCCGGCGCGCAGGGCAAGGCGGCGATCGACGCGGTGCACGTCGACATCTCCGACACGGACGGGCTGTCGGCGGAGGCGACGGATGCCGCAGCGAGTGGCTTCACGGCGACCGCCTGCATCCACCCCAGCCAGGTTCCTGTGATCCGCGAGGCGTACCGGCCGAACCCCGACGAGGTCGCCTGGGCGCGCCACGTCGTGGAGGCGGCGGCCCAGCACGGCGGCGCGTTCAAGCTGGACGGACGGATGGTCGACGAGCCGGTCATCCGCCACGCCGAGCGCATGCTGCGCCGCGCACAGGCCTGA
- a CDS encoding acyl-CoA dehydrogenase family protein produces the protein MGHHLTEQQQALSDEVRDFADTVVAPAAYEYDTKRELPYDIIAEMGRMGLFGLPFPKEYGGQGRPYFDLCIAVEQLARADQSIAVTLEAGVGLGAMPVYRSGTEEQRQEWLPMLARGEALGAFGLTEADAGSDAAGTKTTARLDGGDWVINGTKQFITNSGTRITRLVTITAVTGESTRADGSTAKELTAIIVPAGTPGLTVEPSYDKVGWHTSDTHPLTLRDVRVPEANLLGERGRGFANFIQTLDEGRVAFAALCSGAAHGCLEEAIRYAKKRNVFGHPIGQNQHINFTIARMQSRAHSAQLAWQDAALRLDRGLPFKMQASLAKLISSEAAMANARDAAQIFGGYGFMNENAVARHYRDAKILEIGEGTTEVQLMVIARELGFRP, from the coding sequence ATGGGTCACCACCTGACAGAACAGCAGCAGGCGCTCAGCGACGAGGTGCGCGACTTCGCCGACACCGTCGTCGCGCCCGCCGCGTACGAGTACGACACCAAGCGCGAGCTGCCGTACGACATCATCGCCGAGATGGGGCGGATGGGCTTGTTCGGGCTGCCATTCCCGAAGGAGTACGGCGGGCAGGGTCGACCGTATTTCGATCTGTGCATCGCCGTGGAGCAGCTCGCCCGGGCCGACCAGTCCATAGCGGTCACCCTGGAGGCGGGGGTGGGGCTCGGCGCGATGCCCGTGTACCGCAGCGGCACCGAGGAGCAGCGGCAGGAGTGGCTGCCCATGCTCGCGCGCGGAGAGGCGCTCGGGGCCTTCGGCCTGACAGAGGCGGATGCGGGCAGCGATGCCGCAGGAACCAAGACGACAGCGCGGCTCGACGGCGGCGACTGGGTCATCAACGGCACCAAGCAGTTCATCACCAACTCGGGCACCCGCATCACGCGGCTGGTGACGATCACCGCCGTCACCGGCGAGTCGACGCGCGCCGACGGCAGCACCGCGAAGGAGCTCACCGCCATCATCGTGCCGGCCGGAACCCCCGGCCTGACCGTGGAGCCCTCCTACGACAAGGTCGGATGGCACACCAGCGACACGCATCCGCTCACCCTGCGCGATGTGCGCGTGCCCGAAGCCAACCTGCTGGGGGAGCGTGGCCGCGGCTTCGCCAACTTCATCCAGACCCTCGACGAGGGCAGGGTCGCGTTCGCCGCCCTCTGCTCGGGCGCCGCACACGGCTGCCTGGAGGAGGCGATCCGTTACGCGAAGAAGCGCAACGTGTTCGGGCATCCGATCGGTCAGAACCAGCACATCAACTTCACGATCGCCCGCATGCAGTCGCGCGCGCACTCGGCGCAGCTGGCCTGGCAGGATGCCGCCCTGCGGCTCGATCGCGGGCTGCCGTTCAAGATGCAGGCCAGCCTGGCGAAGCTCATCAGCAGCGAGGCCGCCATGGCGAACGCCCGCGATGCGGCGCAGATCTTCGGCGGCTACGGTTTCATGAACGAGAACGCGGTCGCGCGGCACTACCGGGATGCGAAGATCCTGGAGATCGGCGAAGGCACAACCGAGGTGCAGCTGATGGTGATCGCGCGCGAGCTGGGGTTCCGACCGTGA
- a CDS encoding VOC family protein, translated as MSDDDLDATKRLTPEQTATQLAGTAFVHLRGALHAAYTTADFASAAALVARVGEAADALDHHPDVSLGWGSARFVLSSHDSGGVTARDLALAQRIQELADAAGATAATRVPGSYDIGIDTVDADGIRPFWKAAFDYEEQDLGEDGIDLVDPRGVAPKIWFQRMDPPRLDRNRIHFDVYVPFEDAEARVEAVLEAGGTLMTDEFAPNWWVLADAEGNEVCICTSTR; from the coding sequence ATGAGCGATGACGATCTCGACGCCACGAAGCGACTCACCCCAGAGCAGACGGCGACGCAGCTTGCCGGAACGGCGTTCGTGCACCTGCGCGGGGCACTGCACGCCGCATACACGACCGCCGACTTCGCCTCCGCGGCCGCACTCGTGGCGCGTGTCGGCGAGGCGGCAGACGCCCTCGACCACCACCCCGATGTGAGCCTCGGATGGGGCAGCGCCCGTTTCGTGCTCAGCTCGCACGATTCGGGCGGCGTCACCGCCAGAGATCTCGCTCTCGCGCAGCGCATCCAGGAACTCGCCGATGCGGCGGGCGCGACGGCGGCCACCCGCGTTCCCGGCAGCTACGACATCGGAATCGACACGGTCGACGCCGACGGCATCCGCCCGTTCTGGAAGGCGGCCTTCGACTACGAGGAGCAGGACCTCGGTGAGGACGGCATCGACCTCGTCGACCCTCGCGGCGTCGCCCCCAAGATCTGGTTCCAGCGCATGGACCCGCCCCGGCTCGACCGCAATCGCATCCATTTCGATGTCTATGTTCCATTCGAGGATGCGGAGGCCCGCGTCGAGGCTGTGCTCGAGGCCGGTGGCACGCTCATGACCGACGAGTTCGCGCCCAACTGGTGGGTGCTGGCGGATGCCGAAGGCAACGAGGTCTGCATCTGCACGAGCACGCGGTGA
- a CDS encoding MaoC family dehydratase gives MKEIEQRGLWFEEFDEDAVYLHRPGRTITEADNVLFTTLTMNTQSLHLDAAWSAGQPFGQRLVNSMLTLSTMVGSSVAQLTQGTIVANLGFERVEFPAPLFHGDTLYSETRVLAKRLSKSRPGQGIVTLEHTGRNHDGTVVGVAVRSTLVQCAP, from the coding sequence ATGAAGGAGATCGAGCAGCGGGGCCTCTGGTTCGAGGAGTTCGACGAGGACGCCGTCTACCTGCACAGGCCGGGGCGCACCATCACGGAGGCCGACAATGTGCTCTTCACGACGCTCACCATGAACACGCAGTCGCTTCATCTCGACGCTGCGTGGTCGGCCGGGCAGCCCTTCGGGCAGCGTCTCGTCAACTCGATGCTGACGCTGTCGACCATGGTGGGGTCATCCGTCGCCCAGCTGACGCAGGGCACGATCGTCGCCAATCTCGGCTTCGAGCGGGTCGAGTTTCCGGCGCCGCTGTTTCACGGCGACACGCTGTACTCCGAGACGCGCGTGCTCGCGAAGCGGCTGTCGAAGTCGCGGCCGGGGCAGGGCATCGTCACACTCGAACACACGGGCCGCAACCACGATGGCACTGTCGTGGGGGTGGCGGTGCGCTCTACTCTTGTTCAGTGCGCTCCATGA